A stretch of the Crocinitomicaceae bacterium genome encodes the following:
- a CDS encoding NAD-dependent deacylase: protein MESALKKIVILTGAGISAESGLGTFRDKGGLWDEYDINDVATPEAWHKNPELVLEFYNRRRELAVNAKPNAAHTALVELEKHFDVEIITQNIDDLHERAGSSKVLHLHGEILKARSVEDEETTFHIGNKKIKLGDKAPDGHQMRPHVVWFGEPVPRMYDAEDIARLADVFIVIGTSLNVYPAANLVYVCPTAASKFIIDLNDLTNIKYKNLKHLKGKASEQVPMLVEKLIQDSKSTK from the coding sequence ATGGAATCTGCATTAAAAAAAATAGTCATTCTTACCGGCGCCGGCATCAGTGCTGAGAGCGGCCTAGGCACTTTTAGAGACAAAGGCGGCTTGTGGGATGAATATGACATCAATGATGTTGCTACTCCTGAAGCATGGCATAAAAATCCTGAACTTGTATTAGAATTCTATAACAGGCGCCGAGAACTTGCGGTCAATGCCAAACCAAATGCCGCACATACAGCCCTGGTTGAGTTGGAAAAGCATTTTGATGTTGAAATAATTACTCAAAATATAGATGACTTACATGAAAGGGCAGGATCTTCAAAGGTACTTCACTTGCATGGTGAAATTTTGAAAGCAAGAAGTGTAGAAGATGAAGAAACCACATTTCATATTGGTAATAAAAAAATTAAGTTAGGTGACAAAGCTCCTGACGGTCACCAAATGAGACCTCATGTTGTATGGTTTGGTGAACCAGTTCCGCGCATGTATGACGCTGAAGATATTGCGCGATTGGCTGATGTGTTTATCGTTATCGGCACATCTTTGAATGTGTATCCGGCTGCAAATCTGGTGTACGTTTGTCCAACTGCCGCATCTAAATTTATTATTGATCTGAATGATCTAACCAATATTAAATATAAAAACCTGAAACATTTGAAGGGAAAAGCCTCAGAACAGGTTCCAATGCTGGTTGAAAAATTAATTCAGGATTCCAAGAGCACAAAATAA
- a CDS encoding T9SS type A sorting domain-containing protein, whose protein sequence is MKNIFTIGFTIALGGVSFAQDLEFHENGVAISGTVITIDSSETCDHTLGNYYIVNKTSGPLTISWSRTRAAHMSPYTDQICDDILCFDASNTTVYQRPTTMTVAAGDSTVFQPKVYPYDTPGCAIYTYKAYTGLGTFQDSIQVKYRFGGQDCFLETPTEEIVYSVYPNPASDQLNIKLNTGGNAVQLKLFNIMGELVMKTQLVEGNNTVSLNDLTNGIYFYSIIKNGEVVETRKLIIKH, encoded by the coding sequence ATGAAAAACATTTTTACTATCGGCTTTACAATTGCACTTGGTGGTGTTTCCTTTGCACAAGACTTGGAGTTTCATGAAAACGGTGTTGCAATTTCAGGAACCGTAATCACCATAGACAGTTCTGAAACCTGTGACCATACTCTTGGAAACTATTACATCGTTAACAAAACATCAGGTCCATTAACTATTTCTTGGTCACGTACACGGGCAGCTCACATGAGTCCTTATACAGATCAAATTTGTGATGATATTTTATGTTTTGACGCTTCAAACACTACAGTTTACCAAAGACCAACCACTATGACAGTTGCTGCCGGAGATTCAACCGTTTTTCAACCAAAAGTTTATCCGTATGATACTCCCGGATGTGCCATCTATACCTATAAAGCCTATACTGGTCTGGGTACTTTTCAAGATTCTATTCAGGTGAAGTATCGTTTTGGCGGACAAGATTGTTTTCTTGAGACACCAACAGAAGAAATTGTCTACAGTGTATATCCTAACCCGGCTTCTGATCAGTTGAACATTAAATTGAATACCGGAGGAAATGCTGTGCAGTTGAAATTATTCAATATTATGGGTGAGCTTGTGATGAAAACGCAGCTAGTTGAAGGTAATAATACTGTTTCATTGAATGATTTAACTAACGGCATCTACTTTTATTCTATTATAAAAAATGGTGAGGTAGTTGAAACTCGAAAATTGATTATCAAACATTAA